In one window of Acidobacteriota bacterium DNA:
- a CDS encoding STAS domain-containing protein, with the protein MAAQIKWSRREGILIAAPIGRIDGNNYIEVQNALESGIDPDERAMILDFAQLGYISSAGLRVCLIIAKKFNPAGKAFGICNLSDSIREIVTVSGFHGIMSIYDSQSAAIEAITGKAGGGEEEAGQASATIPIRTSVDFDIVGENIQHIANFTIEKYEYQNDRSLSLKEREAVVAGITNALWQYIERLKTRRKQLLTEMFKSAESVLDEVVAKADK; encoded by the coding sequence ATGGCAGCTCAAATCAAGTGGAGCCGTCGAGAGGGCATACTGATCGCTGCACCGATCGGTCGTATCGACGGAAACAACTACATTGAAGTCCAGAATGCTCTGGAATCCGGAATCGATCCCGACGAACGCGCCATGATCCTGGACTTTGCCCAATTGGGCTACATCAGCAGCGCCGGTCTTCGCGTCTGCCTGATCATCGCCAAGAAATTCAACCCGGCCGGCAAGGCCTTCGGGATCTGCAATCTCTCCGATTCGATCCGGGAGATCGTCACCGTGAGCGGCTTTCACGGGATCATGTCGATTTACGATTCCCAGAGTGCGGCAATCGAAGCCATTACCGGGAAGGCCGGCGGCGGTGAAGAGGAAGCCGGCCAAGCAAGCGCGACCATTCCGATACGCACCTCTGTCGATTTCGACATCGTCGGAGAAAACATCCAGCACATCGCCAACTTCACCATCGAGAAATACGAGTACCAGAATGACCGCTCTCTTTCGCTCAAGGAACGGGAAGCGGTGGTTGCAGGAATCACCAATGCCCTGTGGCAATATATTGAGCGCTTGAAGACCCGTCGCAAGCAGCTTCTGACGGAAATGTTCAAGTCCGCCGAATCAGTGCTCGATGAGGTTGTTGCAAAAGCGGACAAATGA
- a CDS encoding family 10 glycosylhydrolase, which translates to MRQFPTENLASRVVLCLAALLSWGGVFGCQTGPQSKDSLESARRAAVERPRRVIFNNDGDDLLHLAGPATAEKFLSVRTDHAAGTMVDSVFYFSRRPISPLYTGSVGSEPLAGRLRDLSRQGTDDLSLVIEASRRQGMEVFWSMRMNDIHDNAKHESEIAQWKKDHRHLLMGRPADKERFPPSDPRNIWTFVDYAHPEVRDLMVETFKEVLTGYDVDGVDLDFLRHPAFFVETRLFKPVTRPHLEMMSEMVGRIRAEVLAASRRKGRPILMSVRVLPTLAQNRHFGFDVEQWARRGYLDLIVVGGGYDPFTMPAKDMIDSGNQWGVPVYVCLSSSGFEHALGARRFYSTDADQWGRTLPDANEEVALKAWRAAAANAWLAGARGIMTFNLFPRHPESRATRMARRVWKEIGDPEGLALANKLYVVENVEGLQQGFMMGSVPIGGRLPVQVAPGDSVQRLLPVADDLAGAGDRLDSLELRLKLAGPRERDTVTVRLNGERLRLARRQPDWLIGPVPAQAMRRGINVVKVELAAAAASALTLAALELEVTYRR; encoded by the coding sequence ATGAGACAGTTCCCAACCGAGAACCTTGCTTCGCGGGTCGTCCTGTGCCTTGCAGCCCTCCTGTCCTGGGGGGGGGTGTTTGGCTGCCAGACCGGACCGCAGTCGAAGGATTCCCTTGAGTCCGCTCGCAGGGCGGCGGTCGAGCGCCCGCGTCGGGTCATCTTCAACAACGACGGCGACGACCTGTTGCATCTGGCCGGCCCGGCGACCGCGGAGAAGTTTCTGTCGGTGCGGACCGACCATGCGGCCGGCACCATGGTGGACAGTGTCTTTTATTTTTCCCGCAGGCCGATCAGCCCTCTCTACACCGGATCGGTCGGAAGCGAGCCCCTGGCCGGCCGGCTGCGGGACCTGTCCCGGCAGGGCACAGACGATCTCAGCCTGGTGATCGAGGCCTCCCGCAGGCAGGGGATGGAAGTCTTCTGGTCGATGCGGATGAACGACATTCACGACAATGCCAAGCACGAATCCGAGATTGCTCAATGGAAGAAGGATCACCGTCACCTCCTGATGGGCCGGCCCGCTGACAAGGAGCGATTCCCCCCTTCCGATCCGCGCAACATCTGGACCTTCGTAGACTACGCCCATCCCGAGGTTCGCGACCTCATGGTGGAGACCTTCAAGGAGGTATTGACCGGCTACGATGTGGACGGCGTCGACCTGGACTTTCTGCGGCATCCGGCCTTCTTTGTGGAGACTCGACTCTTCAAGCCGGTCACGCGGCCGCACCTCGAAATGATGTCCGAGATGGTTGGCCGCATCCGCGCGGAGGTGCTGGCCGCCAGCCGGCGCAAGGGAAGGCCCATTCTGATGAGCGTTCGGGTCCTCCCCACGCTGGCGCAGAATCGACACTTCGGTTTCGATGTCGAGCAGTGGGCGCGGCGCGGCTACCTGGACCTGATCGTGGTGGGAGGCGGGTACGACCCCTTCACCATGCCGGCCAAGGACATGATCGACAGCGGAAACCAGTGGGGGGTGCCGGTCTACGTCTGTTTGAGCTCCTCCGGCTTCGAGCACGCGCTTGGCGCCCGCCGCTTCTACTCGACCGACGCGGACCAGTGGGGTCGAACCCTGCCGGATGCCAATGAGGAGGTGGCTCTCAAGGCCTGGAGGGCGGCAGCGGCCAATGCCTGGCTGGCGGGGGCCAGGGGGATCATGACCTTCAACCTGTTCCCGAGACACCCCGAAAGCAGAGCCACCCGAATGGCGCGGCGGGTGTGGAAGGAGATCGGGGACCCCGAAGGGCTGGCGCTCGCCAACAAGCTCTATGTCGTCGAAAACGTGGAAGGCTTGCAGCAGGGCTTCATGATGGGCTCGGTGCCGATAGGGGGGCGACTGCCGGTTCAGGTCGCGCCCGGCGACTCGGTGCAGCGCCTGCTGCCGGTGGCGGATGACCTGGCCGGTGCCGGGGACCGTCTCGACTCCCTCGAGCTCCGACTGAAGCTGGCGGGTCCGCGAGAAAGGGATACGGTTACGGTTCGTCTCAATGGAGAACGGTTGCGACTGGCCAGGCGTCAGCCTGACTGGCTGATC
- a CDS encoding ABC transporter substrate-binding protein encodes MKAKAWLAGALAVLVLSFWVHRRPNSPPGTPVPAPAGGGVLRIMAQAVDSLDPIHSRNYWESAIVLQLFDGLVRLDEHLAVAPAIARDWRISFDGTTYTFHLRRDVRFHHGRTVTAQDFVYSLTRLVDPRWKAVDSEYYTRIGGAAAFRSGKSDSVSGLRALGSHTLRIVLDQPYAPFLQVLALPSASVVPREAVEAGERRFGRSPLGTGAFRLKSLGPSHEIHLESHSHHFLGRPYLDGLRIRTVAALTDRGSFREFARGRLDLSFIPADEIPRASSRTDWAIRTFPVLRLLYLGMNVKAPGTSQQLLRKAVCLSIDPGSVYGGLTDFEPTDRLIPFSLLGSRRQPVRTRNREAAGQALKQWQHRHGPLPRLSLWTSARLPAARRRLEHLLEGPRSIGLKIDVRGADSMRELLDRIYAGRAPMFLLGEVIDFPDPDALLSRLFHSRSNGNPFGYGNPEVDRLLRRARGTLDQARRARLYRKIEEQILSDHVVAPLALVRYSLVHRRQVRGLQINSLGFQHFHFRKVWLAPG; translated from the coding sequence ATGAAAGCCAAGGCATGGTTGGCCGGCGCCCTGGCGGTGCTGGTCCTGTCCTTTTGGGTCCACCGTCGCCCGAACAGTCCCCCCGGCACTCCGGTTCCGGCACCGGCCGGCGGCGGGGTCTTGCGCATCATGGCCCAGGCGGTGGATTCGCTGGATCCCATACACTCCCGCAACTACTGGGAATCGGCCATTGTCCTGCAGTTGTTCGACGGTCTGGTGCGACTGGATGAGCATCTGGCCGTGGCACCCGCCATTGCCCGGGACTGGCGGATCTCCTTCGACGGCACGACCTACACCTTCCACCTGCGCCGGGACGTCCGTTTCCACCATGGACGGACGGTCACGGCCCAGGATTTTGTCTACTCCCTCACCCGGCTGGTCGATCCGCGGTGGAAGGCGGTGGACTCGGAGTACTACACCCGGATAGGGGGCGCCGCCGCCTTCCGTTCGGGGAAGTCTGACAGCGTCAGCGGACTCAGGGCATTGGGTTCCCACACCCTGCGGATCGTCCTGGATCAGCCCTATGCTCCCTTTCTACAGGTGCTGGCGCTTCCTTCGGCTTCGGTAGTTCCAAGGGAAGCGGTGGAAGCCGGGGAGCGGCGATTCGGCCGATCACCTCTGGGCACCGGAGCCTTTCGCCTGAAGAGTCTGGGACCCTCCCACGAAATACACCTGGAGAGCCATTCACACCACTTCCTGGGGAGGCCTTACCTGGACGGACTGCGGATTCGAACGGTGGCCGCTCTCACCGACCGCGGGAGCTTTCGGGAATTTGCCCGAGGCCGTCTGGACCTGTCCTTTATTCCCGCTGATGAAATCCCCCGGGCTTCAAGCAGGACGGACTGGGCGATCCGGACCTTCCCCGTCCTGCGTCTGCTCTATCTGGGTATGAACGTGAAGGCCCCCGGCACCAGCCAACAGTTGCTGCGAAAAGCCGTCTGCCTGTCCATCGACCCGGGCTCCGTCTATGGCGGTTTGACCGACTTCGAGCCCACCGACCGCCTGATTCCCTTCTCGCTGCTGGGGTCCCGGCGGCAACCGGTCCGGACCCGGAACCGGGAAGCGGCCGGACAGGCTCTGAAACAATGGCAACACCGTCATGGGCCGCTACCCAGGCTGAGCCTCTGGACTTCCGCCCGGCTGCCGGCGGCCCGCCGGAGGCTGGAACATCTCCTGGAGGGCCCCCGCTCCATCGGACTGAAGATCGATGTCCGGGGCGCGGATTCCATGAGGGAGCTCCTCGACCGAATCTATGCGGGACGAGCTCCCATGTTTCTGCTTGGAGAGGTGATCGATTTCCCGGACCCGGACGCCTTGCTGAGCCGGCTGTTTCATTCCCGCAGCAACGGGAATCCCTTTGGGTACGGCAACCCCGAGGTGGACCGGTTGCTGCGCCGGGCCAGGGGAACGCTGGACCAGGCACGGCGTGCCCGACTCTACCGGAAGATCGAAGAGCAGATCCTGAGTGACCACGTGGTAGCACCGCTGGCACTGGTCCGGTACTCGCTGGTACATCGGCGGCAGGTTCGGGGGCTGCAGATCAACTCCCTGGGGTTCCAGCACTTCCACTTCCGCAAGGTGTGGCTGGCTCCGGGATGA